gtaTTTACTTTTGAATAGTTTGTCCAAAGCTACAATGTATTACTGGATGTGATAATTGCCATACCAGTGATAAGATCAGTAGTTTTAAGTCATTCTAAACTTCTCTGTTGTACTTCTCCACAGTcttcaggaggaagaggaggcaaaGAGGATGACTTGAGGCATCTACAGCCATAAAAATTTGGCAAAGTGCAATTTAGCGTTTTTATTGGCTTTTTGATAGGCTGGttctttatattttgtttttttgtcatatatttaattttttgaatGTTGTAATGCCATGTGAACGAACACTTGTTTTTGTACAGTGATTTCAAGAAAACATGTATGATGGTAAATGTCATATACATACACAATCCATCAGATGGTTGCTTAGATCTTTCAGTCATTTACACATCTGAcaagtactaatactactatTTTATTGCATAAAAACAATATTGCATATGTATCAATACTGTGTATTACAACATAAGTGGTTTACATATACATaaactaaatataaatgtataataaaattCATGTTCTTCTTGATCAATTACTAGAaggttgtgtgtatgttttgacAAACATCTCTTGCACTGAATAAAAGTCTCAATTTGCTTCATTTGTTTCCATCAAGGTGGATCATTGGACTGCGCTTTGTATGCCGTTTATGATCTCATTATTATCTTCAGATGAAATCGGTTGTGTGATGCGGTCTTTGAGTGGTTTGGTTGAAAACCACTCTTACTGGCCCAAGGAATGAAGACTGAAGGAAAAGTCTTGccctctgatatatatataaaaaaacaagtaaTGAATATGGATCCATGTTTAGTTTAACAGTTAACAGCAAAGTCTTTGACTggccatatattttttttcaaataattgtTTGGGCTCCTcgtaaaaaaatacatgaaaaacatgATGTACTATAAAGATTCAATTACAGTACTCACCGTTTAGTCCAAAGTGAACAGCAGCTTTTCAGGGGATAAAGTGAGTTGAGagcagacaaagaaaaaaaaaggtcagcaAGTTAAGATGAATATTCTTTGAATTACTGAATAAGTGACTTTTATAGATAAACAAGTTTACACATATTCCTTTCTCTGATTTATGTTAAAGCCTATTCTTGGTCACTTGCAAGCTCATGCTCACTTTAAGTCCAGTGAGCAGAAGCACTATAGGTGAAAAAGTAATTTAACAGTAGAGAATAATAAATAATCCaacaatacatgtttaaaaagatgaacttgaattattaaataaaaaatgtttagctCACAGTATGTAGCTtacataatattatatattttaaaaatagctttgtttttataaaatatatgctAATTAAGGCCACTTTCTCTCCAAGAAAGAACATACTCACCTTTTGGTCCACAGTTTGCAGCAGctcatttggagaaaaaaagcaaaggcAGCTGTCGGGGTTTAAAAAAAGGTCCATTCAACAACTGTCCAAAATGAGAGAATAGTAGAGATAGACTCTAGTGCAAGACGCTACGTAGGATATCACCAACCCTGCTATGTGCAAAGGCCAGTCGTCAGTGGCATAAAGGGTCACAGCAGCTCAGTTCAGTGACACATTAACTACTGACAGTTTTCAAAAGGCAAATACCTGAGTGAAACAGCATGTTAAATACACAGGAGCAGTACTTAATTGCTGATGAACCCCTTTAATACCGTGAGATAGCTTTGTAAACAAAGCGACGTGTAAATGACATGTGCACAACCCTGGATGTGTTGCAATCTTTGTTGCAGTTTGAAGAATAAAGGTGACCGTGTTCAAACGGTTACAAATTTCAACTGAAACTGGATTTGGACATAAATCCTGAAATATTAGAGAACATAAacacaagaacaacaaaatTGATCAGTGCACTttaacaatttaataaaatagaaCAACCTGAAACAGCAGTTGCATAGAATAGAGCTGTGTGAATCTCAATACCCAGTTATGCTTTTCACTTTTGGTTGAGGTAAGAATTATAAGGCCTCACAAAGTGACTTAAAAGACATTAAAGCAGTTAGCTAAAAGCTTCAGTGCATGCCTGCTTTAACACATTATTGCATTTAAAAAGATCATCGATATATGATTAACACTGGAAACAAGACTCcactgtacaaaaacaaaatatctgTACCAAAACCCTTCACAGCAATCACTGTAACACAAATATACATTCAAGCCTCCCAACAATGAGATACGTAACAGAAACAAGCACTTTGTTCATTGTGAGACAAACACTCCTACAAGAACAAAAGAatagacaaacaaaaataaaaatgaaatgtaagacagTAGCTGCAGTAGTAATCTGATTGTGAGGCACATCCGTGAGTGCTGTAATTGGCTAATGGGATGTctgacttttgacattttggggtcAGATCAACAGGTCAGACGTGGAGGCGCCCCTGACTGCGTCTGATATGGAGAGGAACCTGAAATAGAGGCATCAGATTAGATGAGCTGCAGACAGAGGTGActatgagatgtgtgtgtgtatgggtaaCAAACCTTAGGCGTTTCTGGACTGCCGAACGGCGAGAGTTCTAGTGAGTTCTCTTTGTCGGAGGAGTTGTTGTGACGATGCTGGGCGAACTTTCTCTTTAGCGCTTCAGCGATGAGAGCCGCTGGGTCATTAAGCAATGCTGCGCCTCCCTTACTGCGTCTCCTTCCGACTGGTGTCCCCCCTGGTGATCTACAAAATACAGAAGGGaaaatctttgtttttgtttgttgtagGTTAACACAgggaaaaaatgaaattgaatgCAATTTGCAACATTAGCACATAAACCATCATATTCTaggacagtggttcccaaacttgtTCTGCAGGGTCTCCCCTTTGTAAATACAAATATGTTAAGCCCCCCCCATATGTATAGgcatgtgtactgtatatattatttattaggggtgtacgattcgattcaatatcaatatgtacaattacattttttgattCCAAAACaattctcgattaaaaaaaaaaaaaaaaacgattcacagtatgtaaatgtagttactttttccATGTatgcatctatctatctatctatctatctatctatctatctatctatctatgatgtgattgcagtagacatacaataaaaaaaatgtaatcgattttgaatcggtagagcttgaatcgcaatTTGGATacgaatcgatttttttgcacacccctattatttatatacaagctattttcatttatatatttaattacaaTGTAACACAGCTCTGTTTACACTTTATCCTAGCACATGTTTTTTtaggattttgtttttatttcacaattgTTTTGGCAATGTAAACGCCTGGTTCCCATGCCAATGAAGCCCCTTTGAATTGAATTAAGATCCGCCGTTTCTCCGTAAAGGGgcaagagagagtgagaggtgcGCAAACAATCTGCTGTTTTTCCGTGAAGGGATAGTCAAAGAAACACAATGCAATTCGACTGGGAGACCGGCACTCAGCTCCTTATATAGAATTGGGGTCACCACTACCAAATTTTTGCCTTTGTTTTTGTAGTTGTGGTGTAGTCGTAGCTTCATCGTCTCCTTTATGTGTACCTGGCAGtttttcacaaacttgtccatgctttgctagcagtgcagcagagccatacattatttattatcaaCCAGAAATGTTGACAGACCAATATTCTATCAATCCTAATGCCTACCTTGCCACTGTACGCAATTTAACTTGATTTAAGTCCTTGAGAACATCCAGCATGGACGGGATCCCTTTAACGTCTGAATCCTGGGGCTTGAGGTCTTTGTCGTTCTTCCTGCGCTGGCGGATCAGCTCTAATAGAGACGAAGTCTTAGCAGAGGAGCCAGGgcagggaggaggtggaggaggaggtggaggaggaggaggaggaggagcacagCGAGGTGTGGAGGTGAGGGCTGGCGGTGGGGGAGGAGACATCAGAAGCATACCTACACTATTCTGGGACTCTGTCAGACCTAAGGAAATGTTGACAGAGCACAGAAAGGTTATTGTTAAATCAGAGTATGACATGCTGAACACATTTGTGCGTTTTGTAATAAGAGGTACAAAGAGCGCGTACCTGAGGCTGGAGCGGCAGTAACGATCATGGCTATCTGAGCTTGTAGTTTGAGCAGCTCGTTCTCCAGCGCTGTGATCTTCTTCAGGGCATCTGGCTCAGTTCTCTGCCTCACAGCGGATCTGCCTCCTCTCTGTGCGTTATTCTGGGCCGGTCCTGGGTATCTCACCACATCCCGACTTACGGTACTTTGCTTCTTTGGAGGTAAATGGTTCCTAATGAGAACATACGTTAGTTTTCTATTATGTTAAACTGTCTGAAAGAATTCCAGAAATGCACCTATATTTAATACATATCAGTGTACATAGTTACCATTACCAACATTTGACCATTTTCCCACCTATACCGATCAAATTCAAAACG
The Sander vitreus isolate 19-12246 chromosome 18, sanVit1, whole genome shotgun sequence genome window above contains:
- the mtfr2 gene encoding mitochondrial fission regulator 2; translation: MSLVEDILDVLRVVLEYFGVPPDMLVPVWDSQLCGQYRSIVRMIGTNLPLTPTPRVHFQIPLLTDRPHGHVGITMDTPAIPSFADVLWVFEDEGESFAKTRNHLPPKKQSTVSRDVVRYPGPAQNNAQRGGRSAVRQRTEPDALKKITALENELLKLQAQIAMIVTAAPASGLTESQNSVGMLLMSPPPPPALTSTPRCAPPPPPPPPPPPPPPCPGSSAKTSSLLELIRQRRKNDKDLKPQDSDVKGIPSMLDVLKDLNQVKLRTVARSPGGTPVGRRRSKGGAALLNDPAALIAEALKRKFAQHRHNNSSDKENSLELSPFGSPETPKVPLHIRRSQGRLHV